GCGTCGATCCCGGGGCGCAGGGAGAAGATCGACAGACTCGCCGTGATCAGGGTCAGCCAGAACTTGGTCCACACCCAGCGATGCCGGGCCGGACCCCACGGAGTGTCCAGCGCCAGCACCAGACCGCTGACCAGGGCGAGCAGCGCCACCGGAACCACCAGCCAGTCCCGAAGATCTTCACGGCCCGGGTCGCGGCCCCCACGGTGGCCGGATCTCCGGTGGCGAACGCGGTGATGCCGAGCGCCAGCAGACCGGCGGTCAGGCCGAGCCAGCTGACGGAGACAGCGACATGGGCGACGAGGAGCCCTCGGCGTACGGGCGCTTGAGTGGTTTCACGTGAAACACGATGCCGGGCCCGACGCCTCCCGGGGCGTCCCGCAGCGGGAGTATCCACGGGTACCGGCCGGGGAGCAGATGCCTCGGCCGGTACCGGGGCGTGGCACCGGCGCGGGGACGTCAGCCCAGGTCGGGGGCGTGCATCGCGCGTACGCCTTCGATATTGCCGTCCAGGTAGTGGCGCAGGGACAGCGGGACGAGGTGCACGGCCGCGATCCCGACCCGGCTGAACGGCACCCGGACGATCTCGTACTCCCCGGTGGGCTCGTCGATCTCCGGGCCGTGCCGCAGGGAGACGTCCATCGACGCCAGCCGGCAGACGAAGAAGTGCTGGACCTTCACCCCCGTCACGCCGCCGTCCGCGATGTGCTCCACCGTGTCGACGAAGCACGGGACCACGTCGACGATCTTGGCGCCGAGCTCCTCGTCGACCTCGCGGTGCAGCGCGTCGACGACGGTGGCGTCCTCCGGCTCGACCCCGCC
This sequence is a window from Streptomyces parvus. Protein-coding genes within it:
- a CDS encoding NUDIX domain-containing protein, coding for MTERPVVKRTARAVLLDGDDLILIKRTKPGVDPYWLTPGGGVEPEDATVVDALHREVDEELGAKIVDVVPCFVDTVEHIADGGVTGVKVQHFFVCRLASMDVSLRHGPEIDEPTGEYEIVRVPFSRVGIAAVHLVPLSLRHYLDGNIEGVRAMHAPDLG